From one Bacteroides intestinalis DSM 17393 genomic stretch:
- a CDS encoding methyltransferase RsmF C-terminal domain-like protein produces the protein MDLPVSFADRTRSLLGDEEYNKLADALNDEQPVSIRLNEEKLPGSSFSLFHASSDRVPWSATGCYLDRRLTFTFDPLFHAGCYYVQEASSMFVEQALKQYIGERPSVMLDLCAAPGGKSTHARSVLPVGSLLVANEVIRNRSQILAENLTKWGHPGVVVTNNDPADFAGLEDFFDVILTDVPCSGEGMFRKDPVAVSEWSPENVEICWQRQRRIISDIWPSLKPGGLLIYSTCTYNTKEDEENIRWMHDEFGAEILPVDAPAEWNITGNLLAGEDFPVYRFLPHRTKGEGFFLAVLRKPEGEETQIRYKSTSSQGKKKTGSSKVNAGASKEQLLAARAWLLSAEDYEVSANGMNITAFPKEYISELSVLQQSLRVVQAGVTLAEVKGKDLIPNHALAMSTVQVSDAFPREEISYEQAIAYLRKEAIVLSGTTPRGYVLLTYKDVPLGFVKNIGNRANNLYPQEWRIRSGYLPDEILMLLKS, from the coding sequence ATGGACTTACCCGTATCTTTTGCAGACCGTACCCGTTCCCTCCTGGGAGATGAAGAATATAACAAACTGGCTGATGCCTTGAATGACGAACAGCCCGTAAGCATCCGACTGAATGAAGAAAAACTACCCGGTTCTTCATTCAGTCTTTTTCATGCCTCTTCCGACCGTGTGCCTTGGTCGGCAACAGGTTGCTATCTCGATCGTCGATTGACGTTTACCTTTGATCCGTTGTTTCATGCCGGATGTTATTATGTACAGGAAGCATCTTCCATGTTTGTGGAGCAGGCATTAAAGCAATATATCGGCGAAAGACCCTCCGTAATGCTTGACCTTTGCGCTGCTCCCGGCGGGAAATCTACTCATGCCCGCAGTGTACTGCCCGTGGGTAGCCTGCTGGTAGCAAACGAAGTGATTCGCAACCGTTCGCAAATCCTGGCGGAGAATCTGACGAAGTGGGGGCATCCGGGTGTCGTGGTGACCAATAATGATCCGGCAGACTTCGCCGGTCTGGAAGACTTCTTCGATGTTATCCTGACCGATGTACCCTGTTCCGGTGAAGGCATGTTCCGTAAAGATCCTGTTGCCGTCAGCGAGTGGAGTCCGGAGAATGTGGAAATCTGTTGGCAACGCCAGCGACGTATCATCTCCGATATATGGCCCAGTCTGAAACCCGGTGGATTGCTTATCTATAGCACTTGTACGTATAACACGAAGGAAGATGAAGAGAATATCCGTTGGATGCACGATGAATTCGGTGCAGAGATACTTCCTGTAGATGCTCCGGCAGAGTGGAACATTACCGGAAACTTGCTTGCAGGTGAAGATTTTCCTGTATATCGCTTCCTGCCTCACCGTACAAAGGGTGAAGGCTTTTTCCTTGCCGTGCTTCGTAAACCGGAAGGAGAGGAAACACAAATCCGCTACAAATCCACTTCTTCACAAGGAAAGAAAAAAACGGGTAGCTCTAAAGTTAACGCCGGAGCATCTAAGGAACAATTATTGGCTGCACGTGCCTGGCTCCTTTCGGCAGAGGACTATGAAGTTTCTGCAAATGGAATGAATATTACAGCTTTCCCTAAAGAATATATATCCGAATTATCCGTCCTCCAACAATCGCTTCGTGTTGTTCAGGCAGGTGTTACCCTTGCCGAAGTGAAAGGAAAAGACTTGATTCCCAATCATGCTCTTGCCATGAGCACTGTACAGGTTTCCGATGCTTTTCCCCGTGAAGAGATCTCTTATGAACAGGCTATTGCTTATTTGCGTAAGGAAGCCATTGTACTTTCCGGCACTACTCCACGCGGTTATGTGCTGTTGACGTATAAGGATGTTCCTCTGGGCTTTGTGAAGAATATCGGTAACCGGGCTAATAATCTTTACCCGCAGGAGTGGCGCATCCGGAGTGGATACTTGCCGGATGAGATACTGATGCTACTGAAATCTTAA
- a CDS encoding TonB-dependent receptor: MKKYIFFVVGVMCTLLSHTVYAIDLNKSDANIIGHVLEKKTGEHLPYMTVALKGTTIGTMTDGTGHYFLKNLPEGEFTLSVSAVGYKPQERKVTLKRGKTLEENFELEEDMVALDGVVVTANRNETARRLAPTLVKVVTPKLFDMTNSHTLSQGLVFQPGVRVENDCQNCGYSQVRINGMDGKYTQILIDSRPIFSALAGVYGLEQIPANMIERVEVVRGGGSALFGSSAIAGTVNIITKEPLHNSGSFAHSISNFDGSSSFDNNTTLNLSLVSSDNKMGAYIYGQNRHRSAWDSNGDGFSELPKLKNQTVGINAYYRLNPYSKLNLEYHHMEEFRRGGNRFDLPPHIAEDANLNGSGKPGLVEQIEHSINTGGLKFSAFSKDQKHSFNAYASAQHIVRDSYYSAYGHTTDFTGVLGAQYIYHFDKLFFMPSDLTGGVEFNHDNLDDKATDMQKYRDAALAEDPTATGDRLQQLIDKYTPDPLKQIVNIASAYVQNEWKSEQWSFLIGGRLDKNSIMNKAIFSPRTNIRYNPTQDINIRFSYAEGFRAPQAFDEDLHISNVGGELISIVRAKELKEERSRSVNASMDWYRYFGDFQLNMLVEGFFTKLSDPFVLTAPVEDPNGSGYLIQTRVNGSGAKVYGGTLEGKIAWRDKIQLQAGLTVQRSLYDSPEEWSADKEHLSDKERYSDRILRTPDVYGYFTATFNPTKALSVALNGNYTGQMYVPHLMSEVDGTADLLVKSPDFFELGAKVAYDIDFSGMCLQFNVGVQNIFNSYQKDFDKGATRDSGYIYGPGAPRSYFAGVKLSF; encoded by the coding sequence ATGAAAAAATATATCTTTTTCGTGGTGGGAGTAATGTGTACATTGCTCTCCCACACCGTTTATGCCATTGATTTAAATAAATCCGATGCCAATATCATCGGCCACGTACTGGAGAAAAAAACAGGAGAACACCTTCCCTATATGACAGTAGCCCTGAAAGGGACCACTATCGGAACCATGACTGATGGTACCGGACACTACTTTTTGAAGAACCTTCCGGAAGGTGAGTTTACGCTCTCCGTCAGTGCCGTAGGTTATAAGCCACAAGAACGAAAAGTAACCCTGAAACGAGGCAAGACACTGGAAGAAAACTTCGAACTGGAAGAAGACATGGTAGCCCTGGATGGTGTAGTTGTTACAGCCAATCGTAATGAAACCGCCCGCCGACTGGCACCTACCTTGGTAAAAGTCGTTACCCCGAAACTATTCGATATGACCAATTCGCACACCTTATCGCAGGGACTCGTATTCCAGCCGGGTGTACGTGTAGAAAATGATTGCCAGAATTGCGGTTACTCTCAGGTGCGTATCAATGGTATGGACGGAAAATATACACAGATATTGATCGATTCCCGCCCTATCTTCTCTGCACTGGCAGGTGTCTACGGCCTGGAACAAATTCCCGCCAACATGATAGAACGTGTGGAAGTGGTGCGTGGAGGTGGCTCGGCCCTATTCGGCTCTTCCGCCATTGCCGGAACGGTGAATATCATTACGAAAGAACCTCTCCATAACTCCGGTTCGTTTGCCCACTCCATCTCCAATTTTGATGGCTCCAGTTCGTTTGACAATAATACCACGCTCAATCTTTCCCTTGTATCTTCGGATAACAAAATGGGAGCCTACATCTATGGGCAGAACCGCCACCGTTCGGCATGGGATTCCAATGGGGACGGCTTTTCCGAATTGCCCAAGTTGAAGAACCAGACAGTAGGCATAAACGCTTATTATAGACTGAATCCCTATTCCAAACTGAATCTGGAATATCATCACATGGAAGAGTTTCGTCGTGGCGGTAACCGCTTTGATCTGCCGCCTCACATTGCCGAAGATGCCAATTTGAATGGTTCCGGTAAGCCCGGACTGGTGGAGCAGATTGAACATTCCATCAATACGGGCGGATTGAAGTTCAGTGCCTTTTCCAAGGATCAGAAACATTCGTTCAATGCTTATGCCTCTGCCCAGCATATCGTGCGCGACAGTTATTACAGTGCCTATGGACATACCACAGACTTTACCGGCGTATTGGGTGCTCAGTATATCTATCATTTTGATAAGCTCTTCTTCATGCCTTCCGACTTGACGGGTGGTGTGGAATTTAATCATGATAATCTGGATGACAAGGCAACAGACATGCAAAAATACCGCGATGCTGCCCTGGCGGAAGATCCTACTGCAACAGGTGACCGTCTGCAACAGTTGATTGATAAGTATACGCCCGATCCCTTGAAGCAAATAGTGAACATAGCAAGCGCCTACGTGCAGAATGAATGGAAAAGTGAGCAATGGAGTTTCCTGATAGGCGGACGTCTGGATAAGAACAGTATTATGAATAAAGCCATCTTCAGCCCTCGTACCAATATCCGTTACAATCCTACACAAGATATAAATATCCGTTTCAGTTATGCCGAAGGTTTTCGTGCTCCGCAGGCTTTCGACGAAGACCTGCATATTAGCAATGTGGGAGGCGAATTGATTTCCATCGTCCGTGCCAAAGAGCTGAAAGAGGAACGTTCGCGCAGCGTGAATGCTTCGATGGATTGGTATCGCTATTTCGGTGACTTTCAGTTAAATATGTTAGTAGAAGGTTTCTTTACGAAACTCTCCGATCCGTTTGTTCTGACAGCACCGGTAGAAGATCCGAACGGTAGCGGATATCTGATACAAACCCGTGTCAACGGTTCCGGTGCAAAAGTATATGGCGGTACATTGGAAGGAAAGATTGCCTGGCGTGATAAAATCCAGTTGCAGGCGGGACTGACCGTGCAACGCAGTCTGTACGACTCTCCCGAGGAGTGGAGCGCAGACAAAGAGCACCTGTCTGACAAAGAACGATATAGCGACCGGATATTGCGTACTCCCGATGTTTATGGCTATTTTACTGCCACTTTCAATCCCACAAAGGCATTGTCGGTGGCCTTGAACGGTAATTATACTGGGCAAATGTATGTGCCTCACCTGATGTCCGAAGTGGATGGTACGGCAGACTTGTTGGTGAAAAGTCCGGATTTCTTTGAACTGGGTGCCAAAGTCGCTTATGATATAGATTTCTCCGGCATGTGCCTGCAATTCAACGTAGGAGTACAAAATATATTCAACTCTTATCAGAAAGATTTTGATAAAGGAGCCACTCGTGATTCCGGTTACATTTATGGTCCGGGAGCGCCTCGTTCCTACTTTGCGGGCGTCAAGCTTAGTTTTTAG